Genomic segment of Rhodococcus rhodochrous:
GGAGGCCGACGGATTCCTGCATTCGTGGCAGGTCAGCGCGCACATGCTCGGCATCGAGGACCAGTACATCCCGGCCACCTGGGACGACGCCGAATCCCAGGCGCAGCAGGTGCTCGATCCGATCCTCGCGCCCACACCCGAGGGTGTGAAACTCGCCGACATGCTGCTCGATCTCGGTAAGGTCTGGATTTCTCACTGTTGACCCGCCCGATCCTCGGGGCGCTCACCCGGTTCGCGCTCGGCAACGAGATCGCCGACTGGCTCCACATTCCACGCGAACCCGTCTGGGGCACACTGCTCGACGTCGCGTGGGGTCCGTTCATCGCGGTACGCGAAGGGCTGTTGCCGCTCCCGCTGGCACCGGACGCCTACTGGACGTTCGACGAACTGCTGCGCCAGTTCGTCCTGCTGTACATGGCGGAACTGCGCCCGATCAGCATCGAGATCCCGGAATTCAACAACCCGAATTACCCGTGACCCGTTGACATCTGCGGAGGCCGGTACGTGGAGCGTGCCGGCCTCCGCAGCGTGTCGTCAGTCCTTCGCCGCTTCCGCTTTCAGCGAATCGATGGCAGCCTGCAGGGCGGTGGTGGCGTCATCGGCCACATCCGCGAGTCCCGGACTGTCGGCGACCTGCACCATCATCTGCGGGTTCATCGCGTCGATCACCACGGTGTCGGGGTCCTCGGGGTCGGTGCGGACCACGACGTTGCAGGGGAGCAGGAGCCCGATCTGCCGGTCGACCGTCACCGCTCGGTGGGCGAGCGGCGGATTGCACGCACCGAGGATCACGTAATCCTCCATGTTCTCACCGAGTTTCGCCTTCAGGGTAGCCTTCATGTCGATCTCGGTGAGAACGCCGAAACCTTGTTCGGACAGTGCCTTACGGGTGCGTTCGACCGCGTCGTCGAACGATGTGCGCAGGGTGGCCGTCAGTGCGAGTGCCATGGAATTCCGCCTTTCTCTCGACGGCGCGCCGGTCAGGCCAGAGCGAGGAAGAGCTTCTCGAGCTCGGCCTCGGTCATCGGCTCCTTGCCCTCCTCGGCGTTGCCGGTCATGCATTCCTTCAGGCCGGTTGCCACGATCTTGAATCCGGCGCGGTCCAGTGCGCGCGACACGGCCGCGAGCTGCGTGACGACGTCCTTGCAGTCGCGACCCTGTTCGATCATGGAGATCACTCCGGCGAGCTGGCCCTGGGCTCTGCGCAGCCGGTTGAGTACCAATGCGATGCTGTCTTCGTCGCCGACCATCGAGATGTCCTTTCGTAGACCTGTCGCCCAGTGTACCCCCGGGGGTATTCTGTCCGTGTTGTTACCGCAGGAAGACGGCGTCGACGAGTACATAGGCGGCCACTGCGAACACCAGGAACGCGAACCAGCGCCGGAGGCGGTCGGTGTCGACGCGGGAACCGAGCCGGCCCGCGACCAGCGAACCGACGATCGCAGTCCCCGCGAACCCGGCCGTGATCGCCCAGTCGATACTCGTGCCGCTCAGGTGCGACACGAGTCCGGAAGCCGAGTTGGCGACGATGATCACCAGCGAGGTGCCCACCGCGACCGGCATCGCCACACCGAGGAGCAGGACCAGGGCCGGGATGATGAGGAATCCACCTCCGACGCCGAACAGGCCGGTGAGGAAGCCCACTGTCAGGCCTGCCGACGCGGAGCGTGGAACGCATCGGCGCCAGTTGATCCCGGAACCGCCCGTCGAGCACGCGGTCCCGGTGTCCCCGCGGTCGGCGAGCATCCGCGCTCCCGCTACCACCATCACCACCGCGAATCCGACGAGGAGTGCGCGCTCGGGGAGCAACCGTCCCACCGCGCTGCCGACGAAGGTGGCCGGCAGGCCGGTGAGGGCGAAGATGCCCGCCAGCCGCCACTGGACCTGACGGGCCCGAACCTTGGGTAGTGCACCTACCGCGGACGCTGCGCCGACGACGATCAACGAGATCGGGATGGCCTCCTCGACGCTCAGCCCCATGCCGAAGACCAGTGCCGGCACCGCGAGGATC
This window contains:
- a CDS encoding metal-sensitive transcriptional regulator yields the protein MVGDEDSIALVLNRLRRAQGQLAGVISMIEQGRDCKDVVTQLAAVSRALDRAGFKIVATGLKECMTGNAEEGKEPMTEAELEKLFLALA
- a CDS encoding sulfite exporter TauE/SafE family protein — protein: MILALGFGAAIGVLLGLLGGGGSILAVPALVFGMGLSVEEAIPISLIVVGAASAVGALPKVRARQVQWRLAGIFALTGLPATFVGSAVGRLLPERALLVGFAVVMVVAGARMLADRGDTGTACSTGGSGINWRRCVPRSASAGLTVGFLTGLFGVGGGFLIIPALVLLLGVAMPVAVGTSLVIIVANSASGLVSHLSGTSIDWAITAGFAGTAIVGSLVAGRLGSRVDTDRLRRWFAFLVFAVAAYVLVDAVFLR
- a CDS encoding DUF302 domain-containing protein, whose translation is MALALTATLRTSFDDAVERTRKALSEQGFGVLTEIDMKATLKAKLGENMEDYVILGACNPPLAHRAVTVDRQIGLLLPCNVVVRTDPEDPDTVVIDAMNPQMMVQVADSPGLADVADDATTALQAAIDSLKAEAAKD